The Anas acuta chromosome 7, bAnaAcu1.1, whole genome shotgun sequence genome has a window encoding:
- the UBTD1 gene encoding ubiquitin domain-containing protein 1, with protein sequence MGGCVGRQRRERPPAGSTRKRAGRNEPLKKERPKWKSDYPMTDGQLRSKRDEFWDTAPAFEGRKEIWDALKAAAYAVEANDHSLAQAILDGASITLPHGSLTECYDELGNRYQLPVYCLAPPVNLILERGEEEAAEAAEPLPSARREFALKVRLSTGKDLRLSASMGDTIGQLKKQLQAQEGIELAWQRWFFSGKLLTDRTRLQETKIQKDFVVQVIVNQPLPPRN encoded by the exons GCCGCAATGAGCCCCTGAAGAAGGAGCGCCCCAAGTGGAAGAGCGACTACCCGATGACGGACGGGCAGCTGCGCAGCAAGCGGGACGAGTTTTGGGACACGGCGCCCGCCTTCGAGGGCCGTAAGGAGATCTGGGACGCCCTGAAGGCGGCCGCCTACGCCGTGGAGGCCAACGACCACAGCCTGGCACAGGCCATCCTGGATGGAGCCAGCATCACCCTGCCCCACG ggtCGCTGACGGAGTGCTACGACGAGCTGGGCAACCGGTACCAGCTGCCCGTGTACTGCCTGGCTCCCCCCGTCAACCTGATCCTGGAGCGgggcgaggaggaggcggcggaggcggcCGAGCCCCTGCCCAGCGCCCGGCGCGAGTTCGCCCTCAAGGTGCGGCTCTCCACCGGCAAGGACCTGCGGCTCAGCGCCAGCATGGGCGACACCATCGGGCAGCtgaagaagcagctgcaggCGCAGGAGGGCATCGAGCTGGCCTGGCAGCGCTGGTTCTTCTCGGGCAAGCTGCTCACCGACCGCACGCGGCTGCAGGAGACCAAGATCCAGAAGGATTTCGTGGTGCAGGTGATCGTCAACCAGCCCCTGCCGCCCAGGAACTGA
- the ANKRD2 gene encoding ankyrin repeat domain-containing protein 2 has product MELDVEKAKELIDQKLAEEEEEEKRMKGDGPREPPAVERMSTPELEEEKRQGPRNRGIEAIKGQERVRRSSVDLRREIIDVGSIQRLIELRKQRRKRREERAATPEPPPPPEPLEIEGPVEPETFLRAAVQGKIRVIEKFLADGGSPDTCDEFHRTALHRSSLEGHTDILQKLLDSGATVDFRDRLDCTAVHWACRGGHLDAVKLLQDRGADLNLKDKLLSTPLHVATRTGHPDIVEHLIHCGVDINSPDREGDTALHDATRLSRYKIIKMLILHGADMMARNQAGKTPTDLVQQWQTDTRQALETKEQPQGEAEVPA; this is encoded by the exons ATGGAGCTGGACGTGGAAAAGGCCAAGGAGCTCATCGACCAGAAgctggcggaggaggaggaggaggagaag AGGATGAAGGGCGATGGCCCACGAGAGCCACCAGCCGTGGAGAGGATGAGCACCccggagctggaggaggagaagcggCAGGGACCCCGCAACAGGGGCATCGAGGCCATCAAG GGCCAGGAGCGGGTGCGGAGGAGCTCGGTGGACCTGCGTCGGGAAATCATCGACGTGGGGAGCATCCAGCGCCTCATCGAGCTGCGCAAGCAGCGCCGCAAGCGCCGGGAGGAGCGGGCGGCCACCCCCgagcccccgccgccgccggagCCCCTGGAGATC GAGGGTCCCGTGGAGCCGGAGACCTTCCTGCGAGCCGCCGTGCAGGGCAAGATCCGCGTCATCGAGAAGTTCCTGGCGGATGGTGGCTCCCCGGACACGTGTGACGAG TTCCACCGCACCGCCCTGCACCGCTCCTCGCTGGAGGGCCACACGGACatcctgcagaagctgctggacAGCGGGGCCACCGTCGACTTCAGGGACCGG CTGGACTGCACCGCCGTGCACTGGGCGTGCCGGGGGGGGCACCTGGACGCCGTGAAGCTGCTGCAGGACCGCGGGGCAGACCTCAACCTGAAGGACAAG ctgctcagcacccctCTCCACGTGGCCACCCGCACGGGGCACCCTGACATCGTGGAGCACCTCATCCACTGCGGGGTGGACATCAACTCCCCGGACAGG GAGGGGGACACGGCGCTGCACGACGCCACGCGCCTCAGCCGCTACAAGATCATCAAGATGCTGATCCTGCACGGGGCCGACATGATGGCCAGGAACCAG GCTGGAAAGACCCCGACGGATCTGGTGCAGCAGTGGCAGACGGACACGCGCCAGGCGCTGGAGACCAAGGAGCAGCCGCAGGGGGAGGCCGAGGTCCCCGCGTGA
- the HOGA1 gene encoding 4-hydroxy-2-oxoglutarate aldolase, mitochondrial — MALSTRLISPLRPALAALCRAAPGQCRGLSTPPGPEPTLDLGGIFPPLATPFSALQEVDYAQLEANLRRYASIPFRGLVVMGSTGEYPYLAPHERLEVLSCVRRALPRDRLLLAGSGCESTQATVELTVSMAEAGADAALVVTPCYYRGAMSSAALVRHYTEVAEASPIPVVLYSVPANTGLELPLEAVLTLAQHPNVIGIKDSGGDITRLGLIVHKTRQEDFQVLAGSAGFLLASYAVGASGGVCALANILGAPLCQLESLCRQGCWQEARELQHRLIEPNAAVTRRFGIPGLKQAMEWFGYYGGPCRAPLAPLSPAQVEELRGAFSSTGWL; from the exons atgGCACTCAGCACCCGCCTCATCTCGCCCCTCCGGCCGGCCCTGGCAGCTCTGtgccgggcagcccccgggcagtgccgggggctcagcacccctcCCGGCCCGGAGCCCACCCTTGACCTCGGGGGCATCTTCCCACCCCTCGCCACCCCCTTCTCGGCCCTGCAGGAGGTGGACTATGCCCAGCTGGAGGCCAACCTGCGGCGCTACGCCAGCATCCCCTTCCGAG GGCTGGTGGTGATGGGCTCCACCGGGGAGTACCCGTACCTGGCCCCCCATGAGCgcctggaggtgctgagctgTGTGCGCCGCGCACTGCCCCGCGACCGCCTGCTGCTGGCGGGCTCCGGCTGCGAAT CCACCCAGGCCACCGTCGAGCTGACGGTCAGCATGGCAGAGGCTGGGGCTGACGCCGCGCTGGTGGTGACGCCCTGCTACTACCGGGGGGCCATGAGCAGCGCCGCCCTGGTGCGGCACTACACCGAG GTGGCCGAGGCGTCCCCCATCCCCGTGGTGCTCTACAGCGTCCCTGCCAACACTGGCCTGGAGCTGCCGCTGGAGGCTGTCCTCACCCTGGCGCAGCACCCCAATGTCATCGGCATCAAGGACAGCGGCGGGGAC ATCACCCGCCTGGGTCTGATCGTGCACAAGACGCGGCAGGAGGATTTCCAGGTGCTGGCGGGATCAGCCGGCTTCCTGCTGGCGAGCTACGCCGTGG GTGCCTCAGGGGGGGTCTGCGCCCTCGCCAACATCCTGGGGGCCCCGCTGTGCCAGCTGGAGAGCCTGTGCCgccagggctgctggcaggaggccCGCGAGCTGCAGCACCGGCTCATCGAGCCCAACGCGGCG gtCACCCGCCGGTTCGGGATCCCGGGGCTGAAGCAGGCCATGGAGTGGTTCGGGTACTACGGGGGGCCCTGCCGAgcgcccctggccccgctgAGCCCAGCCCAGGTGGAGGAGCTGAGGGGCGCCTTCAGCAGCACCGGCTGGTTGTGA